One stretch of Comamonas testosteroni DNA includes these proteins:
- a CDS encoding tape measure protein, producing MTDKQISLQIDTGVTGRESIVGLADDLENVAKVLEGEVAVEARTAATRLRELAQQDAAITTFTKLEAEARSSATSLRQAETEARNYGRQISALGPPTEKEAAALRQLNAAADSARSTFDLQKQALSQAQGELQRFGVAGQNAQQAQQRLRQEVEQVRESVLTLVPAHQGAAAGAQNAAASMVRSHRQIGDGVESISKQLDRLQKFYIGLQSLQGLKNLAFDLAATADQANNLQARMKLVTGEGENFTRSWEGVTEVALRTHSALEDTGVLFSRIAQAGRDAGLSAEKASLQSLGLTETINQTVQISGASTEASSAAITQLIQGLQSGVLRGEEFNSVMEQAPRLAKALADGLGVTTGELRKMAESGLLTTQTVITTLQGQSAAVAAEFQRLPPTVGRAMQDLSTQWTLYVQKVDQANGASAAAAKAIQLLANNLQSIAGLLMDLGQAAVAFTALRLAQHFLGIGQATQVAATGIAAANAQLVATQAAAAGAAASTSRFAAVMGGLKTFTLVGIVSNIKDIGTWIGESAAKLAGYKDRTEELEKAEKAAAAAARELAAARAAEAQKTQDAADKLFDLSKAARNAVAEFEHLTKSGKASADALKSVTEGFDLTKIQGIKDFAATLDKLGETAKITASETEAAWAKALSGKDLAVFEANARAAFLGSSREAQRLAQLTDAVLTEAIKRAGLEYDVLRGNIAAASRSAINDTQAIIDQLGKLKEEGVDTGRVLNASFSKAIESADSEAALKAIREQIESVRGALGQPLADGLLDQAKKKADALKDALDAATPGINSVREAFKQLGITSDETLKKTAADAKAAYDVLRDSGTASAREMGEAFKKSADAAIAANKGIAPAWVQAEAAMRGYEVAVDSAGRATLRLKGSVDDSAGSHSRAANAIDQHRTALEHLNAEREREIASQEKANELATRELQLMEAKRNAGTIRGADAVPAFESKAQADAWLAKWKEQYVRDNPFSTQSGGQLGNFMHDMTMFEWNREVDAMELRNTMKGNGNAENSSKTPLEAMVSRQISTINLQLNGQPYGQVNTDPAGAASLNQFLGELSRQKGASSS from the coding sequence ATGACAGATAAGCAAATCAGCCTGCAGATTGACACCGGGGTCACGGGGCGTGAGTCCATCGTGGGCCTGGCTGACGATCTGGAGAATGTTGCCAAGGTCCTGGAGGGCGAGGTTGCGGTTGAGGCGCGCACGGCGGCAACCAGGCTGCGCGAATTGGCCCAGCAGGACGCCGCGATCACCACGTTCACCAAGCTGGAGGCCGAGGCCAGGTCATCGGCTACCAGCTTGCGCCAGGCAGAGACCGAGGCCAGAAACTACGGTCGTCAGATCTCGGCGCTTGGCCCGCCCACAGAAAAAGAAGCAGCCGCGCTTCGGCAGCTTAATGCAGCAGCAGATAGTGCGCGCTCCACCTTCGACCTGCAGAAGCAGGCCCTGTCTCAGGCCCAAGGTGAACTGCAGCGCTTTGGCGTCGCTGGACAGAATGCCCAGCAGGCGCAGCAGCGCTTGCGCCAGGAGGTGGAGCAAGTCCGTGAATCGGTGCTCACGTTGGTGCCCGCTCACCAAGGTGCTGCAGCTGGCGCACAGAATGCCGCCGCCAGCATGGTGCGCAGCCACCGCCAGATCGGTGATGGCGTGGAGTCCATCAGCAAGCAGCTGGACCGGCTGCAGAAGTTCTATATAGGACTGCAGTCGCTGCAGGGCCTTAAAAATCTCGCCTTCGACCTGGCCGCTACTGCTGACCAGGCCAACAACCTGCAGGCCCGCATGAAGTTGGTCACGGGTGAGGGCGAGAACTTCACACGATCGTGGGAGGGCGTGACCGAGGTGGCGCTGCGCACCCACAGTGCGCTTGAAGATACCGGGGTGCTGTTTTCTCGCATTGCTCAGGCCGGGCGTGATGCCGGTCTGAGTGCCGAGAAGGCCAGCCTGCAGAGCCTGGGGCTGACGGAAACGATCAACCAGACTGTTCAGATCAGCGGCGCAAGCACAGAGGCATCTTCTGCTGCCATTACCCAGCTGATTCAAGGCTTGCAGAGCGGGGTGCTGCGTGGCGAAGAATTCAACAGCGTCATGGAGCAGGCTCCGCGTCTGGCCAAGGCACTGGCTGATGGTCTGGGCGTGACCACCGGTGAGTTGCGCAAGATGGCTGAGTCAGGCTTGCTGACCACACAGACGGTGATTACTACCCTGCAGGGCCAAAGTGCAGCCGTTGCCGCAGAGTTTCAGCGCTTGCCGCCCACCGTGGGCAGGGCCATGCAGGATCTGTCCACGCAGTGGACCCTGTACGTGCAAAAGGTGGACCAGGCGAATGGTGCCAGCGCCGCAGCGGCCAAAGCCATTCAACTGCTGGCCAATAACCTGCAGAGCATTGCGGGCCTGCTGATGGATTTAGGCCAGGCTGCGGTGGCATTCACTGCATTGCGCCTGGCGCAGCACTTTCTGGGCATTGGCCAAGCTACGCAAGTGGCAGCTACAGGCATCGCTGCTGCAAATGCCCAGCTCGTGGCCACGCAGGCGGCAGCCGCAGGAGCTGCAGCCAGTACCAGCCGATTTGCGGCGGTCATGGGTGGGCTCAAGACTTTCACTTTGGTTGGCATTGTTTCCAACATCAAAGATATCGGTACCTGGATAGGGGAGAGCGCGGCCAAGCTCGCGGGATATAAGGACCGGACCGAAGAGCTGGAAAAGGCGGAAAAAGCCGCAGCCGCAGCTGCGCGTGAATTGGCGGCAGCGCGTGCCGCCGAGGCCCAGAAAACCCAGGACGCGGCAGACAAGCTCTTTGATTTGTCCAAGGCTGCACGCAATGCCGTGGCCGAGTTTGAGCATCTCACAAAGTCCGGCAAAGCCAGTGCCGATGCCTTAAAGAGCGTCACCGAAGGTTTTGATTTAACCAAGATTCAAGGCATCAAGGATTTTGCGGCCACGCTGGATAAGCTGGGCGAGACCGCAAAGATTACGGCCAGCGAAACCGAGGCGGCTTGGGCCAAGGCTTTATCGGGCAAGGATTTAGCGGTATTCGAAGCCAATGCCAGGGCGGCATTTTTGGGCAGTAGCCGTGAAGCGCAGCGCCTGGCGCAATTAACCGATGCGGTTCTGACCGAAGCAATTAAGCGCGCTGGGCTTGAATATGACGTGCTACGTGGGAATATTGCCGCTGCATCTCGCAGTGCGATTAATGATACTCAGGCGATTATTGACCAACTGGGCAAACTCAAGGAAGAGGGTGTCGACACTGGCCGAGTGCTGAATGCGAGTTTCAGCAAAGCCATTGAAAGCGCGGACAGTGAAGCCGCTTTAAAGGCCATTCGAGAACAAATCGAATCGGTGCGTGGTGCATTGGGCCAGCCACTGGCAGATGGTTTGCTCGACCAGGCCAAAAAGAAAGCCGATGCGCTCAAGGATGCTCTGGACGCCGCCACGCCTGGCATTAATAGCGTGCGTGAGGCATTCAAGCAGCTGGGTATTACCTCGGATGAAACGCTCAAGAAGACGGCAGCCGATGCAAAAGCCGCCTATGACGTGCTGCGCGACAGCGGCACGGCCAGCGCCCGTGAAATGGGCGAGGCCTTTAAAAAGTCCGCCGATGCGGCGATTGCGGCCAACAAGGGCATTGCGCCAGCCTGGGTCCAGGCAGAGGCTGCCATGCGCGGATATGAGGTTGCGGTCGACAGTGCCGGTCGGGCCACGCTCAGGCTCAAGGGCTCGGTCGACGATTCGGCTGGCTCACACAGCCGGGCAGCCAATGCCATCGATCAGCACCGCACGGCCCTGGAGCACTTGAACGCCGAGCGTGAGCGAGAAATCGCCTCTCAAGAAAAAGCCAATGAGCTGGCCACCCGTGAGCTGCAGCTCATGGAGGCCAAACGCAATGCAGGAACCATTCGCGGGGCCGATGCGGTTCCAGCATTCGAGAGCAAGGCCCAGGCCGATGCATGGTTGGCCAAGTGGAAAGAGCAGTACGTCAGGGACAACCCGTTCTCAACGCAAAGCGGTGGCCAGCTCGGCAACTTCATGCACGACATGACCATGTTCGAGTGGAACCGTGAGGTGGATGCGATGGAGCTACGCAACACCATGAAGGGCAACGGCAACGCGGAGAACTCCAGCAAGACGCCGCTGGAAGCCATGGTCTCGCGTCAGATCTCAACCATCAATCTGCAGCTCAACGGCCAGCCCTATGGCCAGGTCAACACCGACCCGGCTGGTGCCGCCTCGCTTAACCAGTTTCTCGGAGAGCTGAGCCGCCAGAAAGGGGCCTCGTCCTCATGA
- a CDS encoding DUF7210 family protein: protein MKPSSRRKAAPAQLAMVSVTLKAEHEHLGSVLQPGAAISVHPDTAQWLEAMGVAAPAPSTTQTASQPVNTKD, encoded by the coding sequence ATGAAACCCAGCTCCCGCCGCAAGGCCGCACCGGCCCAGCTCGCCATGGTCTCTGTGACCTTGAAGGCGGAGCACGAGCACCTGGGCTCTGTGCTCCAGCCGGGCGCAGCGATCTCAGTGCACCCCGATACCGCGCAATGGCTGGAGGCCATGGGCGTCGCCGCACCCGCTCCATCCACAACTCAAACCGCATCTCAACCTGTCAACACAAAGGACTGA
- the terL gene encoding phage terminase large subunit yields MAKNSKDFLAGLTALADDLRKQIDANLDGWDTDPAAIAERRRKVCDPVNGYEYWDRNYFPHYGRAEPSELHKYLYKRLPEIVNTAAGQRDAIAAPRGEAKSTKISMSFVSWCLVTGAKWYAIIVMDAFEQAAEMLEAIKAELEANPRIANDFPEACGLGRVWRAGVIVTANGRKVEAFGSSKKIRGRRHGAHRPDLAICDDIENDENVNTPAQRDKLQAFVTKSVLSLGPPDDSMDAILVGTVLHYDSVLARFLKNPLWNRKVFKAIIQWPERMDLWEQFEGFLLNADTPQEGEAAAMALYREHQAEMEKGSKVSWPALRPLVKLMIRRAREGHSAFDSEQQNDPTAGEDAPFANSIRFWVNRLAEWVFYGACDPSLGRAGNSRDPSAIGVGGYNRETGIMDVVEAAIRKRVPDRIISDVIEMQREYCCVVWGFESVQFQEFLRTELVKRSAQQGIPVPARPLLPISDKLLRIESLQPHMHNGLIRVHSSQTTLIDQFRHFPKADHDDGPDMVQMLYMLAVTGGIAAATQGGNNHQVQTARERYARQASRMFRRNT; encoded by the coding sequence ATGGCCAAGAACAGCAAGGACTTTCTGGCAGGCCTGACAGCGTTGGCCGATGACCTGCGCAAGCAGATCGACGCTAACCTGGACGGCTGGGATACCGATCCTGCCGCCATTGCCGAGCGCCGCCGCAAGGTCTGTGACCCGGTCAATGGCTACGAGTATTGGGATCGCAACTACTTCCCTCACTATGGCCGGGCCGAGCCCAGCGAGCTGCACAAGTACCTCTACAAGCGCTTGCCCGAGATAGTGAACACTGCGGCGGGCCAGCGCGATGCGATTGCGGCCCCGCGTGGCGAGGCCAAGTCCACCAAGATCAGCATGAGCTTTGTGTCGTGGTGCCTGGTCACCGGGGCCAAGTGGTACGCCATCATCGTGATGGACGCTTTTGAGCAGGCTGCAGAGATGCTCGAGGCCATCAAGGCCGAGCTGGAAGCCAACCCGCGCATTGCCAACGATTTTCCTGAAGCCTGCGGGCTGGGCCGTGTCTGGCGGGCGGGCGTGATCGTGACGGCGAACGGTCGCAAGGTCGAGGCGTTTGGCTCCAGCAAGAAGATCCGGGGCCGCCGCCATGGCGCGCACCGCCCAGATCTGGCGATTTGCGACGACATCGAGAACGACGAGAACGTCAACACTCCTGCCCAACGCGACAAGCTGCAGGCTTTTGTGACCAAGAGCGTGCTGTCGCTGGGGCCACCAGATGACTCCATGGACGCCATCCTGGTGGGCACCGTGCTGCACTACGACAGCGTGCTGGCGCGTTTTCTCAAGAACCCGCTGTGGAACCGCAAAGTCTTTAAAGCCATCATCCAGTGGCCCGAGCGCATGGATCTGTGGGAGCAGTTCGAAGGCTTTCTGCTCAATGCCGACACGCCCCAGGAAGGCGAAGCTGCGGCCATGGCTCTATATAGAGAGCACCAGGCCGAGATGGAAAAAGGCAGCAAGGTCTCCTGGCCAGCACTGCGGCCCCTGGTCAAGCTGATGATCCGCCGCGCCCGTGAAGGGCACTCGGCATTTGACTCCGAGCAGCAGAACGACCCGACAGCCGGGGAGGATGCACCGTTTGCCAACTCCATCCGCTTCTGGGTCAACCGCCTGGCCGAGTGGGTGTTCTATGGTGCATGCGACCCCAGCCTGGGCAGGGCGGGCAATAGCCGCGACCCCAGCGCAATTGGAGTCGGCGGCTACAACCGAGAGACAGGCATCATGGATGTGGTCGAGGCTGCCATCCGCAAGCGCGTGCCCGATCGCATCATCAGCGATGTCATCGAGATGCAGCGCGAATACTGCTGCGTTGTCTGGGGCTTCGAATCCGTGCAGTTCCAGGAATTCTTGCGCACCGAGCTGGTCAAGCGCAGCGCCCAGCAGGGCATCCCGGTACCGGCTCGTCCGCTCTTGCCGATCAGCGACAAGCTGCTGCGCATTGAAAGCCTGCAGCCTCATATGCATAACGGCCTGATCCGTGTGCATAGCAGCCAGACCACGCTGATTGACCAGTTCAGGCATTTTCCCAAAGCAGACCACGACGACGGTCCTGACATGGTTCAGATGCTCTACATGCTGGCCGTCACTGGTGGCATAGCTGCGGCCACACAGGGCGGCAACAACCACCAGGTACAGACCGCCCGCGAGCGCTATGCCCGCCAGGCCTCACGAATGTTCAGGAGAAATACATGA
- a CDS encoding DUF1804 family protein, which produces MAHGKEKRTQLRGLYVFQRMAMEAACKKLGVPRSTGNRWKQEATEQGDDWETARAAVAMGDENFKNLSAKLLEDYLIQHQATMDLLREAKDMGPRDRAETLASMSDSFNKTMSSFKRLNPELNRQAVQLDILQRFAAFAQQRYPQHLAALVEMLEPFGEELAKVK; this is translated from the coding sequence ATGGCGCACGGCAAAGAAAAACGTACCCAGCTGCGTGGCCTGTATGTGTTTCAGCGCATGGCCATGGAGGCGGCCTGCAAGAAGCTCGGCGTGCCACGCAGCACCGGCAACCGCTGGAAGCAGGAGGCGACAGAGCAGGGCGATGACTGGGAGACCGCCCGAGCTGCCGTGGCCATGGGTGATGAGAACTTCAAGAACCTCTCGGCCAAGCTGCTCGAGGATTATCTCATCCAGCACCAGGCCACCATGGATCTGCTGCGCGAGGCCAAGGACATGGGGCCGCGCGATCGTGCCGAGACTCTGGCCAGCATGAGCGACAGCTTTAACAAGACCATGTCCAGCTTCAAGCGTCTCAATCCTGAGTTGAACCGCCAGGCCGTGCAGCTGGACATCCTTCAACGCTTTGCCGCATTTGCCCAGCAGCGCTATCCGCAGCACTTGGCCGCTTTGGTCGAGATGCTGGAGCCGTTTGGCGAAGAGCTGGCCAAGGTGAAATAG
- a CDS encoding lysozyme gives MANTLSLGRTVLRFGIPLVLGGGAYVTYISGYEDGPAKRDGRPQFKNVVYADALAAGLPTACLGLTKTASPVPVVLGDYWSDAQCMAVGSQVLAKGQAKVLDCIKVPVTQPVLDAFSSHGHNNGEPSTCASRAMGLLNAKRYEEACDALAHAPSGTPVWSYTKTGKRNAKGEWEYRFVQGLYNRRLKERADCLLGVALLRAHYDFATGTWKAQP, from the coding sequence ATGGCAAACACACTCTCCCTTGGTAGAACGGTTCTGCGCTTTGGCATCCCACTTGTGCTGGGTGGCGGTGCGTATGTCACCTATATCTCTGGCTACGAGGACGGTCCTGCCAAGCGCGATGGCAGGCCGCAATTCAAGAATGTGGTCTACGCAGATGCACTGGCAGCAGGCTTGCCCACGGCCTGCCTGGGGCTGACCAAGACCGCCAGCCCGGTGCCTGTTGTGCTGGGCGATTACTGGTCCGATGCGCAATGCATGGCGGTGGGCAGTCAGGTGCTGGCTAAGGGGCAGGCAAAGGTCCTTGACTGCATCAAGGTGCCGGTGACCCAGCCCGTTCTGGATGCCTTCTCCAGCCATGGCCACAACAACGGTGAACCGTCGACCTGCGCCAGTCGAGCCATGGGCCTGCTCAATGCCAAGCGCTATGAGGAAGCCTGCGATGCGCTGGCTCATGCGCCGAGTGGCACGCCCGTCTGGAGCTACACCAAGACCGGCAAGCGCAATGCCAAGGGCGAGTGGGAGTATCGCTTTGTCCAGGGCCTCTACAACCGCCGTTTAAAAGAGCGCGCTGATTGCCTGCTGGGCGTGGCATTGCTGCGCGCTCATTACGACTTTGCCACCGGCACCTGGAAGGCGCAGCCATGA
- a CDS encoding AAA family ATPase, translated as MALEIQNLFEIKKKIENCDVSIFVDSGQSYSNFVKKIHITQFRHIVDLEVGFSSPVTAIAGSNRSGKTSLLLLLACSHEKFMRLDAKSTAVGMREHTWADVLSFTSHETVQSDYEYKMEWREGTKDRDGTGKRLHTSRAWSGLAKRSSDKNRTNAKIRKKEVRLIDLERLLPARAFSDYLFKKANGAQVLALDVDIAKAFGYIFSTPVASISEAANHLNRRCFIINRNTATYSTYNAASGEEAVIYILKDLIESPKNTLILIEEIEAGIHPAVLRKLIDIVYMVSWRDKKQVIFTTHSPTALSAVDGCSRRFIESNNGQWKCTPEISIQAAASKMDSISHPLIQLYCEDDLAQFLISQQLIDLSNTEPHISRLINIVPSGPINEVKVDYERHKKNFSHLRNKIGYCAVMDGDYAEDENYAYYMNNNDEYAGFIYPHDKPEKFLVRSYLSSHPNEELSSSLQYEDHHFLFEKMINLGLASDKKDARNRCYDVFKLSAEYQRHSDDIKQLVTRSLQHFSVIRD; from the coding sequence GTGGCTCTCGAAATTCAGAATTTATTCGAAATTAAGAAAAAAATTGAGAATTGCGATGTATCTATATTTGTTGATTCAGGACAAAGTTATTCAAATTTTGTAAAGAAAATCCATATCACTCAATTCCGCCATATTGTTGATTTAGAAGTTGGATTTTCCAGTCCGGTAACCGCAATTGCAGGTTCTAATCGGTCGGGGAAAACAAGTTTGCTATTACTTCTTGCATGTAGTCATGAAAAATTTATGCGACTGGATGCGAAATCGACTGCTGTTGGAATGCGAGAACATACGTGGGCAGATGTTCTTTCTTTTACGTCACATGAAACTGTTCAATCTGACTATGAGTACAAGATGGAGTGGCGTGAAGGCACAAAAGATCGCGATGGGACAGGCAAGAGACTTCACACTTCTCGCGCATGGAGTGGACTCGCCAAGAGAAGTTCTGATAAAAATCGCACGAATGCAAAGATAAGAAAAAAAGAAGTTCGTCTTATAGATTTGGAGAGATTGCTACCAGCGCGTGCATTTTCTGATTATCTATTCAAGAAGGCTAATGGTGCCCAAGTTTTAGCTTTGGATGTTGATATTGCAAAAGCATTTGGGTACATATTTAGTACTCCTGTTGCAAGTATATCAGAGGCAGCAAATCACTTAAATAGACGCTGTTTTATTATTAATAGAAATACAGCAACGTACTCGACATATAACGCTGCTTCCGGAGAGGAGGCAGTTATATACATACTTAAAGATTTAATTGAGAGTCCAAAAAACACTTTAATTTTAATTGAGGAAATTGAAGCTGGTATTCATCCTGCAGTTTTAAGAAAATTAATAGATATTGTTTATATGGTTTCTTGGCGTGACAAGAAACAGGTTATATTTACTACTCATTCGCCAACGGCACTTTCAGCAGTGGATGGGTGCTCGCGTCGCTTTATTGAAAGTAATAATGGGCAGTGGAAGTGCACCCCTGAGATTTCTATTCAAGCAGCAGCTAGTAAGATGGATTCCATTTCGCACCCTCTTATTCAGTTGTATTGTGAAGACGATCTTGCACAATTTTTGATATCTCAACAGTTAATTGATCTGTCAAATACTGAACCACATATTTCTAGATTAATTAATATCGTGCCATCTGGGCCAATTAATGAAGTTAAGGTTGATTATGAACGACATAAAAAAAACTTTAGTCACTTAAGAAATAAAATTGGCTATTGTGCTGTTATGGATGGTGATTATGCTGAGGATGAAAATTACGCATATTATATGAATAATAATGATGAGTATGCTGGATTCATTTATCCTCACGATAAACCAGAAAAATTCCTCGTGCGTTCCTATCTATCAAGCCATCCAAATGAAGAGCTATCTTCCTCGTTACAGTATGAGGATCATCATTTTCTATTTGAAAAAATGATTAATCTTGGATTGGCTTCTGATAAAAAAGATGCTCGCAATCGCTGTTACGACGTATTTAAATTATCAGCAGAATATCAGCGTCATTCTGACGACATCAAGCAATTGGTAACAAGATCATTACAGCATTTTTCTGTTATTAGAGATTAA
- a CDS encoding helix-turn-helix domain-containing protein, with the protein MQMKGEDIFVINERLKSERERLGLTQPVFAETAGVSKRTLIDWEKGVSSPTAVQLSALAAVGVDVLYVLTGQINQQAADAPALSPRQRFLLENYDQMSEEGKRIIDAAASAAAKPIVPRDKAA; encoded by the coding sequence ATGCAAATGAAAGGTGAGGATATTTTCGTGATCAATGAACGGCTAAAGAGTGAGCGAGAGAGGCTTGGACTCACGCAGCCGGTGTTCGCGGAAACCGCCGGTGTGAGCAAGCGAACGCTGATTGATTGGGAGAAAGGCGTTTCCTCACCGACCGCAGTGCAGTTATCTGCACTCGCCGCTGTTGGGGTAGATGTGCTTTACGTGCTCACCGGTCAAATAAATCAACAGGCTGCAGATGCGCCTGCACTGTCTCCACGTCAACGCTTTTTGCTGGAGAACTACGACCAGATGAGTGAAGAGGGAAAAAGAATCATTGATGCTGCTGCTTCTGCAGCTGCAAAGCCAATCGTCCCAAGAGACAAGGCAGCCTAG
- a CDS encoding helix-turn-helix domain-containing protein, with protein sequence MHPEEIKAAMRIAGTTPAMLCDELQVAASSISQTISGHIKSKRIQARIAEIIGKPIDFIWPNQLVLRRTRAQIDSQRQTIAAGQQRDTASNSSPKPRSPRRKPSAPAVADEGRAA encoded by the coding sequence ATGCACCCGGAAGAGATCAAAGCGGCGATGCGCATCGCAGGAACAACGCCCGCCATGCTGTGCGACGAGCTGCAAGTGGCGGCATCCTCCATCTCGCAGACCATCAGTGGCCATATCAAAAGCAAGCGCATTCAAGCGCGCATTGCAGAAATCATCGGCAAGCCCATCGATTTCATCTGGCCCAACCAGCTCGTTTTGCGCCGTACCCGCGCCCAGATCGACTCCCAGCGCCAGACCATTGCCGCCGGCCAGCAGCGCGACACGGCCAGCAACTCTTCCCCCAAGCCCCGCAGTCCTCGTCGCAAGCCCAGCGCACCTGCGGTTGCAGATGAAGGGAGAGCCGCATGA
- a CDS encoding KilA-N domain-containing protein: MTAAITIFDTGIRQDSDGRFCLNDLHRAAGGVKRHAPNEWLRNRKTKELAQEISRPGIPGLVSIRGGKHPGVFAVRELVIAYAAWISPVFHVKVLQVFLAASSPAPSLPQRAAPRYMSEAWFAILRHQAGCTMHRALARALQIHESTLSQVLNGSGCYGAGHCSTDRIAHRVMRVFCAKQRIHPRQLSLV; encoded by the coding sequence ATGACAGCAGCCATTACGATCTTCGACACCGGTATTCGGCAGGACTCCGATGGACGCTTCTGCCTTAATGACTTGCATAGGGCGGCAGGCGGCGTCAAAAGACACGCACCCAATGAGTGGCTGCGCAATCGCAAAACCAAAGAGCTGGCTCAGGAAATAAGCAGACCGGGAATTCCCGGTCTGGTCTCCATCAGGGGCGGCAAGCACCCTGGGGTCTTTGCCGTACGCGAGCTGGTCATTGCCTACGCCGCCTGGATCAGCCCCGTCTTTCATGTCAAGGTGCTGCAGGTCTTTCTGGCGGCAAGCTCCCCAGCCCCATCCTTGCCGCAGCGTGCTGCGCCCCGTTATATGAGCGAGGCATGGTTTGCCATCCTGCGCCACCAGGCGGGCTGCACCATGCACCGGGCCCTGGCTCGGGCTTTGCAGATTCATGAGTCCACCTTGAGTCAGGTGCTCAACGGCTCTGGCTGCTACGGCGCAGGCCACTGCTCCACGGACCGTATTGCGCATCGCGTGATGCGGGTGTTCTGCGCCAAGCAGCGCATTCACCCTCGGCAACTGAGCCTGGTCTAA